A window of Neorhizobium galegae bv. orientalis str. HAMBI 540 genomic DNA:
GTATCGCCGTGCAAGCTGCTCCCAGATCGCCAGGAAACGCTCGCGGCTCATCTCCACGCCGATCGCGACCTCCTCCGCCTCCAGGGGATCGCCATCCATCTCATGATAATGGTGGAAGTCGATGATGATGTTGAGACCCCGCGACAGCGCGTTGTTGATCGCAAAGTCGACGCGCTTCATGAAAGGCTCGTCGAGCTTGTAGGGCGCAGAGACGGCCGCATGGCTGCTGAAACGGACCGGCAGCCGGATGGTCTGGAACCCGCCCTCCCTGACTGCCGCGAACAGCTCCGTGGAAAGCCGTCCTCCCCAGGCGCCCTCGCTCGGCGCCTCCAGCGTTCCCCCGAAATTAACCCCTCGCCCCAGCGCCTTGGCTTGATCGGCCGCGGTCAGTCCGGCGATTTCGGGCGGGCGGGTTTCTGAAAACGGTTTCAGCACGAAATTCTGCGCCTGCGCACCGGCAATCCCGAGCGCCATCAGCATCAGAGATCCGGCAAGCCGCGCCACCATCCTCAGCATTCAAGATCTCCAGTCGTCTGTAAAAGAGCGCCGTCGGATTGCTTCATGAAGGCAAAGTCCGGTTCGACGCAGACAAGGTCAAGCAACCGGGCGGAAGTTTATCCGGTTATGATGAACGCCCGGAAATCTCACGGCTGCACTTCCGGGTCATAGGCCCTTCCAAACCAGGCGCCCAGTCGCTCTCGACGAACCTCGCAGCAACCGTTGCCGGGATATGGATGCTGGCGAGATTCGGCGGTTTCTGTTACGATTCGCGCGCGAAGAGAACGCGGCGGCGGGTGGATGGCGAGAGACACGGACGAAGTTGCGTCTTCTGGAAATTTTGGCGCAACGCTACTGTTTTGCTGTGTCGGGTGCTTCTACTGGATCACCCTGACGCCATTCGTCGATACCAGCGTCAATCCGGCTTTGGCGAAGCCGGCTCTCTGGAGCCAGCTGCTTGCCTATCTGCTATTCCTGATCGTGCTTGTCTATTCCATGACCCCGAGGGTGCGGAGCGTCATCTTCCAGCCCCGCCTGCTGCTGACGCTGGTATTCGGATGGCTGTTTCTGACGGCGGCACTTTCCGTGGACCCTCTCGGGGCCGTGCGGCGCGTTCTGATTGCGCTAACCGTCTGCATCAGCGCCAGCGCATTTCTGATGTTGCCGAAGGGCGAAAGCCAGTTTGCAAGGCTGGCCGGCGGCGGCGTGATGCTGATCGTCGGCCTTTGTTATTTCGGAGTGCTGTTTCTCCCGAGCCTCGCCATCCATCAGCTGACCGATTTTCTCGAGCCCCAGCATGCGGGGCGCTGGAAGGGAATTTACGTCCAGAAGAACGAGACGGGCGTCGTCATGGCGCTCTCCTGCTTCGTCGGCATCTACCTGGTGTCGGCCTGGTCGCGCATCATCGGGCTGCTCCTGATCGCGGCAAGCTGCCTGTTCCTGCTGAAAACCGGCGCCAAGACTTCGACCGCGATGCTGCCGGGCATCTTCCTCCTCAGTATTTTCTTCGAGCGCTGGCGCTGGATCCGCGTTCCCGTCGTCTTCGGCGGGGTCGGCCTGCTCAACCTGGCCACCGTCGGCGTCTCCACCATTGCGCCGCTGCGGGAGATCGTCGCGGCAACGGGGATCGACACCACCTATACGGCACGCGCCGATATCTGGCGGCTGGCGCTCGATGCTATTGCACAGCATCCGATCACCGGTTATGGCTTCGGCTCTTTCTGGGGGGCGGAGAGCCTCGTCAACAGCGATATGCGCACCTTGAATTGGGCCGTGCGCGCGGTGGATGCCCACAATGCCTATGTCGATGCCGCCATGAACGCCGGCATACCGGGATTGATATTGATGGTGATATGGGTCTTGGCTACTCCCCTTAAAAATCTGGCGGCAATCGACGCCGCAAAGAATTTCACGCCGCTCACCAGGCTTTTTTTGAGGATCTGGCTTTTCTCGATCTTTCTGGCTTGCCTCGAAAGCATCTTCCTCGCACGGTCGGGACCGATCTGGTTCACGATGATGGTTGCCATGTTCGGCCTTGGCTACCAGGCGCGCTACCGTATCATAGCCTCCAGGAAGGCGGAGCCTGCCTATGGACCAGCGTACGCCTGAGATGTCTGAGCAAGCACCTGCAAAACAACGGCGAGCCTCAGTCTTCGGCATCGAGTTCTCCACCTGGGACGCCGGCAGGATCGTCGATGCCATCGTCACTGAACCGGTTCCTGCGGGAGAAGGCCTGCGGCTACTGGTGACCGCCAATCTCGATCACATCGTGCAACTGAACAGGAATGCCGCCTTCAAAGCCGCCTATGACAAGGCGTGGCTGACAACGGTCGATGGAGCCCCCGTCTTCCTCTATGCGCGGCTGCGTGGGCTCGACGTCCCCGGCCGTATCACCGGCGCCGATCTGTTTCCCGAAATCATCGAACGCCTGAAGCCGGGCATTCACCGGCCCCTGCTTTTATGCTCGAGCGAAACCACGGCCGCTATCCTGGACGAAAAACTGCGCGCGCTCGGCTTTTCCGAACACCTCATCGTCACGGCACCCCCGGCTTTCGAGCGAAACGAGGTGTTTGGCCGGGAATTGGTGTCCAAGCTTCGGGAAAACCGGGTGACCCATGTCTTCTTCGGCATCGGCGCGCCCAAATCCGAAATCTGGATGGACAAGCACCGCGCCGATCTTCCCGATTGCTACGGCTTCGGTTTTGGCGCCGGGCTCGACTTCTATGCCGGCGTCAAATCGCGTGCTCCGGTCTTCCTGCGGAAAGCTGGGCTGGAATTCCTCTGGCGCGTCGCGACAGAACCGCGCCGCCTGGCACGGCGTTATTTCATCACGTCCTGGGCATTCTGCTGGGCTGTATACAAGGATCTCACGGCCGACCGGCGCTAGAGGCGCGGGAGGAGGCCCTTTTCAGGCGACGCCGATCCGCTTCAGCGTATCAATCACGCTCTCGACCTTGATGCCGCGCCGGCGCACCTTGTCGACCACTTGCGAGAAGAAAGCCGGCGAACAGCCGATATTCGTCGGGTCCTCGCGCACGTCGTGGGTATAGAAGATCAGCCAGCCGCAGCGCCGCTCGACATCGTCCAGCATCCTGTCGATCGACGATGAATCGTTGCTGCAGTCATAGAGTTCCTGCGCTTTCAGATGGGCGAGATCGATGAGGCCGGAATTGGTGCCGACCTTGATGCCCCGCAGGCCAGGATAGTGATGCATCAGCGCCAGCTTGGACGGAACCGAAATCATCCCGAAAGGATAAGCGAACGAAACCGGCCTTGCAGAGCCGACGATCCGGGCGATCTCTTCATCATTCCGCCTGACATCGGCCATCAGGTCCCGACGGGGCGTTTTCTGGACGTTGATATGGCCATGCGTGTGGCCGCCGATCTCGTGTCCCCTGCCCGAAAGTGTCGCAACCATCTCCTGATCGACGATCAACTGGCCGTTTTCGACGCGTTGCATCAGCCCGCTTGCAAGGTAGAAAGTGCCGAGCATGCCCGCATCCTCAAGAGCAGGCGCGGCATTCTCGAAAACCGAGACAGGAAAATCGTCGAAGGTGAAAGCAACGACGGGTGCATCCAGTTTCAACAGGTGCGGGCGAAAATAGACGTGCCGCCCGAGCTTGCGGGATACGCCCGCCAGTATCTCCGAACCGGACATTTCCCAGAGTTTCGGCTTTTTCATTTACCCCCATCCATTGCAGTCGGATCTCCCACAGCCTGAAAACATAACCTCAAATACTTACGGTTGTCTCAACCTCAGGCACCGCAGAAACGGCACTTCCCGCTATCCCTGCGGCCTGAAGAAGATGAATGAACCTTTCGGCCGATTTTTCGACGCTGAATTCTGCCGCGCGGGCCTGGAGAACTGCGCTTTCAAGCGGCTGCTCGAGCGTCATGGCCATGGCCTGCGAAAGCGCGCCGGCGGCGCCGACCGGCACCAGCCGCCCAAGCCTGCCGCCTTCCAGGATCTCGCGCGGCCCATAAGGCGCATCCGTCGCGACGACTGGCACGCCGCAGGCCATCGCCTCGATCAGGGCGTTCCCCAGCCCCTCGTGCGAAGAGGACGATACGAAAAGCGAAGCCTGCGATACGACTGACAACGGGTCCGGATTGTGTCCCGGCAGGCTGATATCCGCCGACAGGTTCCTGGCTTCGATCAAGGCTTCCAGATTGCCGCGCTCATCACCTTCTCCGACGATCGTCAGCCGCGCGGCTCGCGTCCGCCTGAGTTGCGCGAAGGCCTCGATCAGCGTCGCGTATCCTTTTTCCGGAGAGAGCCTGCCGACCGAAACAATGAGGCCAGGCTCCGGTGAGCGGCCAAGTTGTTCAATCCGCCGCCGCATCTGCGGTGTCAGAACGGCATTGGTTCCAAGATTGGCGACTTTCGCCGCCGGCACCCCAAAACGGTCGATGAGATCGTTTCGCGCACCCGCCGTCAGCGTCAGCACGAGATCGGCGCGCGGATAGGCAAATCGGATCAGCCTGTAGGCCAGCCGGTTCTGCCAGTAGGGATCACCTGTTCGCGCCTGCAAGGGGCTTGCCACCTCCCGCAAGACGATCGACGGCCGCGTTTCCTTCGCAAGCCCTCGGGAGGCCAGGATCACCAGAACATTCGCCGCCGCCTCGGAAGACACCAGCGCCCTGGGGCGCCCCGTGACCAATAACCGTCTCAATGCAGCGGACGCGAAGGCAAGGCGCAATTTGCGGCCATTGCCGAGATCGATGACAGGCACGTCGGAGCGAATCAGCTCCCGCAAGGGACCCGAACTCTGAAGCGTGACGATTGCGCTCGGAAATCCCTGGGCCTGCAATTCGTTCGCCAGCAGGATGGCGTCACGCTGAGCACCACCGCCATCGAAACCGCGAACGAGAAAACAAATCCGGGCTGCGATCGGATCAACAATCCGAGAGCTATTCATAATCATCACATGCCCTATGATTATTGCGTTTGTTCCTGCTAAGGAAGGATCTGCATCACTCCCGGCAACGATCCGGCCTACCCTAGAGGGTTAGCGGTTAATTCTGACCAAATGCATATTATTGGGCGACGAAATTGAGCGATAGACATGCCTCGGTGTATTTAGCCTCGCGGGCGACCTCGGCCATCATCAATCTCGTGTCGGTTTCCATCTTCACGCGCATGACCAGCGCCGACGTTTACGGCCAGTATATTATCGGATTTTCGATCTGCATGATGGTCTACAGCCTCGGCGTCCAGTGGATCGTATTCGCGCATTTCGGACGATACGACCCGAGGGAAGCCGATCGGCTCGCCGGTGCGCTGCTGCTGGTTTCAGGAATCGTGATGTTGCCGGCGGTCGGCGCCATATACCTGTTCTACCTGTTTGGAACGTTGCATGCCGATGTCGCGGCCAGCAGCAGCTTGCTGGTGGTTTGCTTCACCTTGTATTTTGTCGCAGTCGAAATCAGCCGCGCCCACCTTCTTGTCCGGCTTGTTGCCATCGCGACCATCGCCCGCAGCGTCTTCTCCCTGCTGTTCGGTTTCATCGCCGTGCTCGAATTCGAGACGCCCGGCGCGCTGCTGGCGGGCGTAGGGCTGGGTTATGCGCTGGGCTCCGTGCCGGTTTTCCGGCATTTCAGCCGCACCATATGGGCGTCCGGCTTCGTCTGGCCGCGGAGCAGCGACGTGCGCAGGATGTGGCGCTACGGCTGGCCGCTTGCCATAGCCTTCGGCGCCTCCGCAGCGGCCATGAATGTCGATAGATTGCTGCTGGCGGGACTCTATAACACCAGCACCGTCGCGCCTTACGGGACCGTGCTCGACCTCATGAAGCAGACCTTCCTGGTCCTGGCCGAGGCGATCAGCGCGGGATATATTTCAAGCGCCAAGAACCTTCACACCGAGGGAAAGGGCTCCGACGCGCGCCATACCCTCAAGCGCGCCTTCATTACCCAGTGCTATATCGTTATTTTCGGCACGGTATCATTCATCCTGCTCGGCGACGTCGTCTTTGCGGTCCTCCTGGCTCCCAGCTATCTGCCGGTCGTCACCCAGATCATGCCGATCCTGCTCGTCGCAAATGCGCTTCTCGTCATGCGTTCCCACTATTTCGGCCAGGTGATTTATTTCAGCGGGACAACGAACCTGGAACTGGTCGCTTCGGTCGCGATGCTGGCGGTCACCGGTACGCTGAGCTACCTGCTTATCCCTTCATATTCCGCAATGGGCGCCGCCATCGCCTTCACGCTTGGGCAGGCAGCGGCGCTGTTGATCTGCCTGATCTACGCGTCCGGAAACCTGCGCATGCCTCTCGACCTGCCGCGGGGCAGCCTATTGCTGGCGCTTGGCATAGCTCTCGTCGCCGTCGGTAAGGGTGTCCAGCTCGTGGCGGGGGAGCCGGTTGCAAGCGCCATCAACTTCGTGTTGATCGGCATCGCCAGCGCCTATATCGCCCTGCGCTGGAACCTGTTCGATGCCCGTTCGCTGCTTCAGCGTTTTTATCCGCGACGGGGCTAGCCGGCCTCGGAGCGCAGGAAATTCGTATACCGCTCCAGCATCAGCTCCCGGCTGTGATGCTCGCGATGCAATCGCGCGAAATCGCTGCGAAGCTGCGCGTCCGGATAATTCGCAGCGAGGTCCTTGACCGCATCGGCAAGACCGGTCGCATCGCAGGGCGGATGGAACCGCGTCATGGATACGTTTTCATGCTCGTCGCCGATGCAAAGCACCTCGCGCAGAACCGGGAGATCGGACGCAACAACCGGCAGCCCCGCCATCGAAGCCTCGACCCCTGCAAGGCCGAAAGTCTCCCAGATCGAGGGAAACACATAGATATTGCCGGTCGTGAGGATGTCACCGAGTTCATCCCGATCGATGGAGCCCACCAGATGGACGCGTTCAGCCACATCGAGGGCGCGCGCTTTGTCTTCAAGCG
This region includes:
- a CDS encoding O-antigen ligase family protein: MARDTDEVASSGNFGATLLFCCVGCFYWITLTPFVDTSVNPALAKPALWSQLLAYLLFLIVLVYSMTPRVRSVIFQPRLLLTLVFGWLFLTAALSVDPLGAVRRVLIALTVCISASAFLMLPKGESQFARLAGGGVMLIVGLCYFGVLFLPSLAIHQLTDFLEPQHAGRWKGIYVQKNETGVVMALSCFVGIYLVSAWSRIIGLLLIAASCLFLLKTGAKTSTAMLPGIFLLSIFFERWRWIRVPVVFGGVGLLNLATVGVSTIAPLREIVAATGIDTTYTARADIWRLALDAIAQHPITGYGFGSFWGAESLVNSDMRTLNWAVRAVDAHNAYVDAAMNAGIPGLILMVIWVLATPLKNLAAIDAAKNFTPLTRLFLRIWLFSIFLACLESIFLARSGPIWFTMMVAMFGLGYQARYRIIASRKAEPAYGPAYA
- a CDS encoding WecB/TagA/CpsF family glycosyltransferase, translating into MSEQAPAKQRRASVFGIEFSTWDAGRIVDAIVTEPVPAGEGLRLLVTANLDHIVQLNRNAAFKAAYDKAWLTTVDGAPVFLYARLRGLDVPGRITGADLFPEIIERLKPGIHRPLLLCSSETTAAILDEKLRALGFSEHLIVTAPPAFERNEVFGRELVSKLRENRVTHVFFGIGAPKSEIWMDKHRADLPDCYGFGFGAGLDFYAGVKSRAPVFLRKAGLEFLWRVATEPRRLARRYFITSWAFCWAVYKDLTADRR
- a CDS encoding polysaccharide deacetylase family protein, translated to MKKPKLWEMSGSEILAGVSRKLGRHVYFRPHLLKLDAPVVAFTFDDFPVSVFENAAPALEDAGMLGTFYLASGLMQRVENGQLIVDQEMVATLSGRGHEIGGHTHGHINVQKTPRRDLMADVRRNDEEIARIVGSARPVSFAYPFGMISVPSKLALMHHYPGLRGIKVGTNSGLIDLAHLKAQELYDCSNDSSSIDRMLDDVERRCGWLIFYTHDVREDPTNIGCSPAFFSQVVDKVRRRGIKVESVIDTLKRIGVA
- a CDS encoding glycosyltransferase; this encodes MNSSRIVDPIAARICFLVRGFDGGGAQRDAILLANELQAQGFPSAIVTLQSSGPLRELIRSDVPVIDLGNGRKLRLAFASAALRRLLVTGRPRALVSSEAAANVLVILASRGLAKETRPSIVLREVASPLQARTGDPYWQNRLAYRLIRFAYPRADLVLTLTAGARNDLIDRFGVPAAKVANLGTNAVLTPQMRRRIEQLGRSPEPGLIVSVGRLSPEKGYATLIEAFAQLRRTRAARLTIVGEGDERGNLEALIEARNLSADISLPGHNPDPLSVVSQASLFVSSSSHEGLGNALIEAMACGVPVVATDAPYGPREILEGGRLGRLVPVGAAGALSQAMAMTLEQPLESAVLQARAAEFSVEKSAERFIHLLQAAGIAGSAVSAVPEVETTVSI
- a CDS encoding lipopolysaccharide biosynthesis protein, with product MSDRHASVYLASRATSAIINLVSVSIFTRMTSADVYGQYIIGFSICMMVYSLGVQWIVFAHFGRYDPREADRLAGALLLVSGIVMLPAVGAIYLFYLFGTLHADVAASSSLLVVCFTLYFVAVEISRAHLLVRLVAIATIARSVFSLLFGFIAVLEFETPGALLAGVGLGYALGSVPVFRHFSRTIWASGFVWPRSSDVRRMWRYGWPLAIAFGASAAAMNVDRLLLAGLYNTSTVAPYGTVLDLMKQTFLVLAEAISAGYISSAKNLHTEGKGSDARHTLKRAFITQCYIVIFGTVSFILLGDVVFAVLLAPSYLPVVTQIMPILLVANALLVMRSHYFGQVIYFSGTTNLELVASVAMLAVTGTLSYLLIPSYSAMGAAIAFTLGQAAALLICLIYASGNLRMPLDLPRGSLLLALGIALVAVGKGVQLVAGEPVASAINFVLIGIASAYIALRWNLFDARSLLQRFYPRRG